TCCTATGCATGTGTTGCAGAGAGTGCATCTCGGTTCACTTTGGGGCAGGTCATTACAGTATATCATTTGCATGAATTATAGTTATTATTTTGACAGAAGTTTTGGAATATGACGTGCCATGTCATTCTTTTAGGCCAAGGATGAACTATTGAGAGTTCTCGGTTTGCAAGAAGAGGTAGGCAGCCAGCTTGAATTCCTCAGAAGAGGATACAAGGTATGCAATCTCATCTCACTTACTGGTTGATATGAATAAGCGCATTTCCAAAATTTCAgtgcaataaaaaataaaacCCTATATCGAGAGCAGTGGTCTCAAGCAATTTATTTGACATGTGATCTCAAGCAATTTATTTGACATGATCACATATTCTGTGAAGTCCGGGAAAATCTAAACCTACTTACAGAACCATCAATCCAGCAAGTTGCTGTGTTGATTGATTGCATTTTTTGCAATCCTTCACACCTGAATTTCTTCAGAGCATCACTTTTACCAGCTGAAAATGAGATCCTTTCATGCAGAATGCTACTTGGTGGGAAGAGAATTTTGATCAGGAGAAATCACCCGCGTGGCGAACTTGAGACGCAGCTGCTGGTTCGACGCCGAAACGCCAGTCTGACTGGCAAATGGAGATACATAGGCCAAAGAATGTTCATATAGTCCCTTGAAAACAGAGTGTTCATGAATCCTGAGCTGATGATGCAACTGAAATTACAGAAAGAAGCGCACACACCAATGTCATAGTCATGCAGTGTGTACATTGCCTGTGCTGCAACTGTGCCATCTGATATGAGTTCTGAGGGGAAATCCTCCTCAGCATTTTGGTGATTATGTGCCGAGTACAAGTGCAATGCATGCGACTCTAATATTGCAGTGAATCTTATGGCTTCTCTTTTTTACTTCCACAGACCAGAAGTGTATCTGGCAACTTACAAGCAGCTGTTGATGAAAAAAGGCATTTTGATTTCTTAACTTGTTTAGTTTATTCTTAAAGAAAAAATTCTTGGCCACTAGATTACATTTGTTAACCACCTTAGTAAAAGAAAACTATAACTTACATTTAACAAGCATATAGGGCAGTACTGCTGAATTCTACTAGCATCCTTGACCTTCAGTAAGGGTGTAATCTCTCCAGAGTGGAGGCTACATAGAGGGGTTTGCcagcatgaaaatcatgaaacattTCTGTCAGGTCACCCCTGACGATGTCCGAAAACTTCGGTAAAACTGAAATTGTCTGGTCCGGAAGCTTTGTTATGCTTCATTTGGAAAACCGGCTCTGCGAACTTCCCCTTCAGCAAATGATCCATGAGACAATGAACTAGTCCTTACTCGCGGACGGCAACTCTAATAAAGATGAAACAGAGGAACGGTGGATCCAGAAACCTCATAATGGGATGAGGGGAAGTGTTGTGTTGAGTAATTGCATTTTCAAAGTTCAATCTTGCACATTTGCATTTCTTTAGAGCATCACTTCCACCAGCTGGGAATTGGATCCTTTCATGGCAGATGCATTTATATTGGATCTCTCTTAATCGTCGACCTGACCGGAAAATGAAGATATACAGGCAAATGAAGATATATTGGATCCTTTCTATGTGTACACAATTTATATTGAAAGCCTCTTATGTTCCCAAACTGTTGTTTGTGAATCTTGTTCCATGTAGGCAAGCATCGAACAACTGACCTTTAAGGACAACATATGCACTATCATCTGGTACATCTGGAAGTTGGCTCTCTCGAAACATGTTTCCTTTCGTCGTGTCTGTGAACTATTCTCGTACTGTAAGAACTAAGAGAATAAGGAAAAGATATGGCTGAACCAGGGTGAAAACGAACTTGGGATGGGGAAACAACTACCAGCGCCCATTTTCTCCCCACGTAGAAACATGATCTGTAACCTGTGAGGTTCACGTTCCAGCTACGCGTTACAACAATCAAACATGGTGACGCGCATACGCCCAAATAACATGTACTCTAGCTCCAAGATACAATGTGGCAAAAATGCGGGACATGATCCATCTCGGAATCGAATTCTAGAAGATTCGCCAATAGACAGTACAAAATCACGGATTAACCTGCCCTCTAAATCGTGCATGAACAATGAGGAGCTGGATTTCTTGAAAGCCTCACACGAATAACACAGTTAGATCATAGCACGGACGAATCATGagaaaacacaaaaagaaaaacCTAATCAACAATTAAAAGAACTAAAAAAAACAGCAGATCACACGAGATGATCGACCTCGATCGTCACATCTTGGCGAACGAGGCGGAGGACCCCGTCCGGTCGTAGTAGTACTCGGGGAGGGCCTGCGGGCGTGAGAGCATGAGGGGCCGGTCCTTGGCCTCCTCGGGGTCGTCGCAATCGTCGTCGTCCATGGTGTGGAGGTGGATGCAGGAGCACCGCTCCATGGAGATGAAGAAGGCCGCTGCCACGCTCGCGCCCACCCATACCGCGTACCCCTCCAGCTTCTCATACGACaggatcccgccgccgccgatgcCTCCGTTCATGGATGTTGTCCGTCCGACGGAGACCAGAAGGAAGGGAAGATGGGGGAATGGGGCTGGATCGGTGGCTAGTCCCCGCGTCGCCTCCGGGTTTTTCTTTGGGGCTGTTCTGGTTGTCTGCCAAAATTAGGATGGACGGGGGGAAGGAGAAGACTATCCGCGTCCCAACGGGGCACCGGCAAGCGACACGTGGACGCATGCGGAGGTGCCCGTTTCCTTGGCCCTTACTAGTCTGGAAAAGGTACGCAAGGTTGGTTACAACAGGTTCAGCGAAACCAATGAAGCACAACAACCTTCAGTCCAATGTTTGCTGTCCTTCTACAAGGAGTAAACATTTTTTTTTT
The sequence above is a segment of the Aegilops tauschii subsp. strangulata cultivar AL8/78 chromosome 6, Aet v6.0, whole genome shotgun sequence genome. Coding sequences within it:
- the LOC109767366 gene encoding uncharacterized protein, with protein sequence MNGGIGGGGILSYEKLEGYAVWVGASVAAAFFISMERCSCIHLHTMDDDDCDDPEEAKDRPLMLSRPQALPEYYYDRTGSSASFAKM